The following coding sequences lie in one Sporocytophaga myxococcoides DSM 11118 genomic window:
- a CDS encoding sterol desaturase family protein, with product MQAFFAYLYSLNLISLFLLFLVENAAIALMAVLLGFTFDGLLTEMKRLISLKEIYWTFATIFFNTLVTLAGYLLFKYGFIVFHLESDLLNILIDFVVLIFAMDLLMYVFHRAIHKMSFVYRYHDLHHAYDTPTAISLFVLHPIEVMGFGSLWLMLLFAVDFSIYAVMLYLVFNVAMGIIGHLRKEIVPKAVKYNVCFQWLANTGFHVDHHQHEQHNFGFYTKVWDRLFGTLK from the coding sequence ATGCAAGCGTTCTTTGCTTATTTATACAGTTTAAATCTTATTTCCTTATTCCTTTTGTTCTTAGTGGAAAATGCAGCTATTGCACTTATGGCTGTGCTATTGGGTTTTACCTTTGATGGTTTGCTGACGGAAATGAAACGCCTGATCAGCTTAAAAGAAATTTACTGGACCTTTGCTACTATATTCTTTAACACACTTGTAACGCTTGCAGGGTATCTGCTTTTCAAATACGGCTTTATTGTTTTCCATTTGGAATCCGATCTTTTAAATATATTGATCGATTTTGTGGTATTGATCTTTGCAATGGATCTGTTGATGTATGTATTTCACCGGGCAATACACAAGATGAGTTTCGTATACAGGTATCATGATCTTCATCATGCATATGATACGCCAACGGCTATTTCTTTGTTTGTCCTGCACCCGATAGAAGTGATGGGATTCGGATCGCTCTGGCTGATGTTATTATTTGCTGTGGATTTTTCTATCTATGCAGTAATGCTTTACCTGGTATTTAATGTTGCCATGGGCATTATCGGGCATCTGCGTAAAGAAATCGTACCGAAAGCGGTTAAATACAATGTATGTTTTCAATGGCTCGCCAATACAGGCTTCCATGTGGATCATCATCAGCATGAGCAACACAACTTCGGGTTTTATACCAAGGTTTGGGACAGGTTATTCGGGACTTTGAAATAG
- a CDS encoding patatin-like phospholipase family protein: MVLSGGGAKGLGHIGILEVLDEVGLKVDYITGTSMGSIVGALYAMGYSADSIHKIAVSEKWDLLLSNQIPLNYLSPEDKAEYGQYNFELSFEEKRVRMPNGLLEGHMLGLEFARLIQPVADRPKFTDYPIPFKCIATNIETGAVEVLDSGNIANALRASMAIPTFFTPVMYEGKYLIDGGILRNFPVIEAKEMGADIIIGVNVSSAALPANKLHSIANVLFQAMSLAGSVDVERQKKMVDLLIEPDLNRFSVGDFPKAEAIIKVGRAKGDSVRTALLALKDSLNALYPGEFERTVQLPKRPSFSFAEIEVRGLKTYSSSYVIGSLGLECGKPISCEELDKAINQLMGTLNFRKINYEMDFGEDPSENSLIIHVIESSRYTAKLDFNYNTFFKTSFIFKFTAKNLFLQNSRFYTNLSIGDNLRARSQYGKYFGLKRLSQLNLFGTFDQYDVPTTLAIGNVLSISRLSKMNTYSVGLELQRKIANEASAHIGIQNEYSNMRNLVNSANIATYVQSRNFAAYFMLRLNTLNAVNYPSRGWKIYASASQVFNYRYRMANEAGVDIGLVLPDLPLSKQDIKSSFQQVYASIQNYLPLSRTTTLTSSGFAGFTYNTDLTLSHFYGLGGMRENFQRNIPFVGIKEFGHRLSPFLMNNVVNVQLGVQQQLFKVLYIIPRVNVATAGQRINQFTLSDTDPEHFLWGYGITVGFNSPAGPIEMSVFKSNQQQDFLLYINIGYSFFNR; encoded by the coding sequence TTGGTATTAAGCGGAGGTGGTGCCAAAGGACTTGGTCACATCGGCATTTTAGAAGTATTGGATGAGGTGGGCTTAAAAGTGGACTACATCACAGGCACCAGCATGGGCAGCATTGTTGGTGCTTTGTACGCCATGGGCTATTCGGCAGACAGCATCCACAAAATAGCAGTTTCAGAAAAATGGGACCTCTTACTTTCCAACCAGATTCCCTTGAACTATTTATCGCCTGAAGACAAGGCGGAGTATGGGCAATATAATTTTGAACTTAGTTTTGAAGAGAAAAGGGTAAGAATGCCCAATGGTTTGTTAGAAGGACATATGTTGGGTTTGGAATTTGCCCGCTTGATCCAGCCGGTAGCGGACAGACCGAAATTCACTGACTATCCTATTCCTTTTAAATGCATCGCCACAAATATTGAAACGGGGGCAGTAGAGGTCCTGGACAGCGGGAATATTGCCAATGCGCTGCGGGCGAGCATGGCCATTCCTACTTTTTTCACACCAGTGATGTACGAAGGAAAATACTTGATAGACGGAGGGATACTTCGCAACTTCCCTGTTATCGAAGCCAAGGAAATGGGGGCTGACATTATTATTGGAGTAAATGTAAGTTCGGCTGCCTTACCGGCAAACAAACTGCACTCCATCGCTAACGTATTGTTTCAGGCCATGTCGCTTGCGGGAAGCGTGGATGTGGAAAGACAGAAAAAAATGGTAGACCTCCTGATAGAACCCGACCTGAATCGCTTTTCAGTAGGAGACTTTCCCAAAGCGGAGGCAATTATAAAGGTTGGGAGAGCAAAGGGGGATTCGGTGCGTACTGCGCTCTTGGCCTTAAAGGATTCTTTGAACGCTTTATATCCCGGAGAATTTGAACGCACGGTTCAACTTCCTAAACGACCTTCCTTTTCTTTTGCTGAAATCGAAGTTCGGGGTTTGAAAACGTATTCCTCTTCCTACGTGATCGGTAGTCTGGGGTTAGAATGCGGCAAACCGATCTCCTGTGAAGAACTGGACAAGGCCATTAACCAGTTAATGGGTACCTTGAATTTTAGGAAGATTAATTATGAGATGGATTTTGGCGAAGATCCGAGTGAAAACAGTTTGATCATTCACGTGATAGAATCGAGCCGCTATACTGCCAAGCTGGACTTTAACTACAACACCTTTTTTAAAACATCTTTCATCTTTAAGTTTACTGCCAAAAACTTGTTCTTGCAAAACTCCCGCTTCTATACCAATTTAAGTATTGGGGACAACCTTCGTGCAAGAAGCCAGTATGGAAAATATTTTGGACTTAAACGCCTCTCACAACTAAATCTCTTTGGAACATTTGATCAATACGATGTGCCTACTACTCTTGCAATTGGGAATGTGTTGAGTATTTCCCGATTGAGTAAGATGAATACCTATTCTGTAGGCCTGGAACTTCAACGGAAAATAGCCAATGAGGCAAGTGCTCATATCGGCATACAAAATGAATACTCCAATATGCGCAATCTGGTCAACAGCGCCAATATCGCCACCTATGTGCAGAGCCGCAATTTTGCCGCCTATTTCATGCTTCGACTGAACACACTGAACGCAGTCAACTATCCTTCAAGAGGGTGGAAAATCTATGCATCGGCCTCCCAGGTATTCAACTACCGCTATCGCATGGCCAATGAAGCAGGGGTGGACATTGGTCTTGTGCTACCAGATCTGCCTCTGAGCAAGCAAGATATTAAGTCCAGCTTTCAACAAGTATATGCAAGCATTCAAAACTACTTGCCTTTAAGCCGCACCACTACCTTGACTTCCTCAGGTTTTGCCGGCTTCACCTATAACACCGATTTGACTTTGAGCCATTTTTATGGATTGGGCGGGATGCGGGAAAATTTCCAACGGAACATTCCCTTTGTTGGTATCAAGGAGTTTGGCCACCGATTATCTCCTTTTTTAATGAACAATGTAGTCAACGTCCAATTGGGAGTGCAACAGCAACTCTTCAAAGTACTGTATATCATCCCTAGAGTAAATGTGGCCACGGCGGGCCAGCGCATCAACCAATTCACTCTTTCGGATACTGATCCCGAACATTTTTTATGGGGTTATGGAATTACGGTTGGCTTCAATTCCCCCGCTGGCCCCATTGAGATGTCCGTTTTCAAAAGCAATCAGCAACAGGACTTTCTGCTGTACATCAACATTGGGTACTCGTTTTTTAATCGTTAA
- a CDS encoding c-type cytochrome produces MKASKQLIYLVILFILLASCADGTTGEKTYQKKCSNCHGKEGEGLKKLIPPLSGSDFLIDKKSELPCIVRNGMNDTIIVNGQKFIGSMPGNNELSDIEITNLVNYINRQWGDHSYRSVQEIRIELDRCD; encoded by the coding sequence ATGAAGGCAAGTAAGCAATTAATATACCTGGTTATTCTTTTTATATTGCTGGCATCCTGTGCAGACGGGACTACAGGTGAAAAAACGTATCAAAAGAAATGTTCTAATTGTCATGGTAAAGAAGGAGAGGGATTAAAAAAGTTAATCCCACCTCTTTCAGGTTCAGACTTTTTGATTGATAAAAAGTCTGAACTTCCTTGTATAGTAAGAAATGGTATGAATGATACCATTATTGTTAATGGACAAAAGTTCATTGGAAGTATGCCTGGAAACAATGAATTATCAGATATAGAGATCACCAACCTGGTTAATTATATTAACAGGCAATGGGGAGATCATTCATATCGATCTGTACAGGAAATAAGGATAGAGTTGGATAGGTGTGATTGA
- a CDS encoding NmrA family NAD(P)-binding protein, with protein MKNYVITGSIGHISKPIAENLIKAGKNVTIITSDVNKVSQIEALGAKVLTGSLEDSQFVKDAFKNAEVVYTMIPPLMKTNDLRGSQLKIASNYAESIRANKIPYVVTLSSIGAHLGKGCGPVDALAAYEKMLDQIPGLNVKHLRPSYFFYNLFNQIGLIKNLGIAGGNFGNSDAKLPLVHTNDIAAAATDELLHLNFKSSSFRYVVSDFRTTQEIVQVLGKAIGKDFPWVEFTDEQQKEGLLNAGLSDSHAEAFTEMGIAIRTGKMFEDLYKHQPALSPAKLENFASEFTFIYNS; from the coding sequence GGTTCAATTGGACATATCAGCAAACCAATAGCAGAAAATCTTATTAAAGCTGGCAAGAATGTAACTATTATCACCAGCGATGTCAATAAGGTAAGCCAGATTGAAGCGCTTGGGGCTAAAGTGCTGACAGGCTCTCTGGAAGATAGTCAATTTGTGAAAGATGCCTTTAAAAATGCAGAGGTAGTTTATACCATGATTCCTCCATTGATGAAAACCAATGACCTGAGAGGATCTCAACTTAAAATTGCTTCCAATTATGCTGAATCTATTCGCGCAAATAAAATACCATATGTAGTTACGTTGAGCAGTATCGGTGCACATTTGGGAAAGGGCTGCGGTCCGGTAGATGCTTTGGCAGCCTATGAAAAGATGCTGGATCAGATACCAGGCTTAAATGTAAAGCATCTCAGACCATCATACTTTTTCTATAATCTTTTTAATCAAATAGGTTTAATAAAAAATCTGGGGATTGCGGGAGGTAATTTTGGAAATAGTGATGCAAAGCTTCCACTTGTACATACTAATGATATTGCCGCGGCTGCAACTGATGAATTGCTGCACCTTAATTTTAAAAGTAGTTCCTTTAGGTATGTTGTGAGTGATTTCAGAACAACACAAGAGATAGTGCAGGTTCTGGGAAAAGCAATAGGAAAAGATTTTCCATGGGTTGAATTTACAGACGAACAGCAGAAAGAAGGACTTCTGAATGCCGGACTCTCCGACAGCCATGCGGAAGCATTCACTGAAATGGGTATTGCAATAAGAACAGGGAAAATGTTCGAAGACCTTTATAAACATCAACCAGCTCTCAGTCCTGCCAAGCTTGAAAACTTTGCCAGTGAATTTACCTTTATCTATAACTCTTAA
- a CDS encoding T9SS type A sorting domain-containing protein, whose product MIKIKKSIYSIMMLFAVGTAVAQVPATELAYPRPERIDDFGSAVAVYDHYTVASSEFENDNYYNGGAGTYHGTIRLFSNNQYVRTYTYGNGASIGLGKKNNVAIGSQCIAAGAPSYVTGGASAGLVIIANKLNNGEYHTTLNYHLLPEANDVVSGLQFGDAVATDGDWIAVGAPGRNNSEGGVCMFQRTGYLQWVRRGWIPVTGLQYADYFGKVVKLSGDQLIVTGGSKVYIYKLTNGTWTSVAQLSNVSGYGYSQVDITASHAAASTFGSNGEYIVQLFKKSGTNTWALHQTLTGPARFGLNVAISGQGLIISNNERVYYYQLQGSPFNLIGSIYIPQNNLATGRKDKVTVGNSIDIHNERIIVAAVNTNYTFNDNAGAVFTDSFWNGWANSNNLRSAETEMETASVFSVYPNPSATNVSVTAAGEIVKATATSTTGEVINLGFAEKMLLVDGLNTGLYQIKVETTNGSFTTKFVKQ is encoded by the coding sequence ATGATCAAAATTAAAAAGTCCATCTACAGCATTATGATGCTGTTTGCTGTAGGAACAGCAGTGGCGCAAGTACCAGCAACAGAATTAGCATATCCAAGACCCGAGAGAATCGATGATTTTGGATCAGCTGTAGCTGTTTATGACCATTACACGGTTGCATCCTCAGAATTTGAGAATGACAATTATTATAACGGTGGAGCAGGAACGTACCACGGTACAATCCGCTTATTCAGTAACAATCAATATGTGAGAACATATACATATGGGAATGGCGCCAGCATTGGTCTGGGGAAAAAGAATAATGTAGCTATAGGTTCTCAATGTATAGCTGCAGGTGCCCCTTCTTATGTAACAGGTGGTGCAAGCGCTGGTTTGGTAATCATTGCAAACAAACTGAATAACGGCGAATACCATACTACCTTAAACTACCATCTTTTGCCTGAGGCAAATGATGTGGTGTCTGGTTTGCAATTTGGTGATGCTGTTGCCACTGACGGAGACTGGATTGCTGTCGGAGCACCGGGCAGAAATAATTCAGAAGGCGGTGTATGTATGTTTCAGAGAACGGGTTACCTTCAGTGGGTACGCAGAGGCTGGATTCCTGTAACCGGACTTCAGTATGCAGACTACTTTGGTAAGGTTGTAAAACTTTCAGGTGATCAGTTAATTGTAACAGGAGGATCCAAAGTTTACATTTATAAACTTACTAATGGTACCTGGACAAGCGTTGCTCAGCTTTCAAATGTTTCTGGTTATGGTTATAGCCAGGTAGACATTACAGCAAGCCATGCTGCAGCTTCAACTTTTGGTTCAAATGGCGAATACATTGTTCAGCTATTTAAAAAATCAGGAACAAATACATGGGCCCTTCATCAGACTTTGACTGGACCTGCTAGATTTGGTCTGAACGTTGCAATCAGCGGACAGGGGCTGATCATTTCAAATAATGAAAGAGTATATTATTATCAACTGCAAGGAAGTCCGTTTAATCTGATTGGTTCAATTTACATTCCTCAAAATAATCTAGCAACGGGCAGAAAAGACAAAGTAACTGTAGGAAATTCGATAGACATCCACAATGAGAGAATCATTGTAGCTGCAGTGAATACAAACTACACTTTTAATGATAATGCAGGAGCTGTATTTACAGACTCTTTCTGGAATGGATGGGCTAATTCAAATAATTTAAGATCTGCAGAAACTGAAATGGAAACTGCATCTGTCTTTTCTGTTTATCCGAATCCTTCAGCAACAAACGTTTCTGTTACTGCTGCAGGAGAAATTGTGAAAGCTACTGCTACAAGCACTACAGGTGAAGTTATCAATCTTGGATTTGCTGAAAAAATGCTTTTGGTAGATGGACTAAACACAGGTCTATATCAAATAAAGGTAGAAACCACTAATGGTTCATTCACTACAAAGTTTGTAAAACAATAA
- a CDS encoding SCO family protein — MVKSKILLLIIGLYVMVACNKAPRQLPILGPKELAERNEKGNIVEDTIYHTIPDFRFRDQDSNWVSLATFNDKIYIADFFFTTCPTICPVMKSNLLKVYDQYKDSNTVSFLSHTIDPLHDSIPVLKDYANRLDINSFKWHLVYGSKDSVYAIAKSYLVSAQEDKEAPGGFIHSGALILIDKKRRIRGYYDGTDDKATAKLIEDIKLLLNEGK; from the coding sequence ATGGTTAAAAGTAAAATTCTATTACTCATAATTGGTCTCTATGTGATGGTGGCTTGTAATAAGGCACCGAGACAACTTCCTATTCTGGGCCCTAAGGAATTGGCTGAAAGGAATGAGAAGGGAAATATAGTAGAAGACACCATTTACCACACCATCCCTGATTTTAGATTCCGGGATCAGGACAGTAACTGGGTAAGTCTTGCTACATTCAATGATAAAATTTACATTGCAGATTTCTTCTTCACGACATGTCCCACAATTTGTCCTGTGATGAAAAGTAATCTGTTGAAGGTATATGATCAATACAAAGATAGCAATACGGTTTCTTTTCTATCTCATACTATAGATCCTTTACATGATTCTATTCCTGTATTAAAAGATTATGCAAACAGGTTAGATATAAATTCTTTTAAATGGCATCTTGTATATGGTTCGAAAGATTCTGTTTATGCAATAGCAAAGAGTTATCTGGTAAGTGCGCAAGAAGACAAAGAGGCTCCGGGTGGATTTATCCATAGTGGAGCACTCATTCTTATTGACAAAAAAAGAAGGATAAGAGGTTACTATGATGGAACGGATGATAAGGCTACAGCAAAACTTATAGAGGATATAAAACTTCTTCTCAATGAAGGCAAGTAA
- a CDS encoding SDR family NAD(P)-dependent oxidoreductase, whose amino-acid sequence MRRLEDKVAIVTGAGTGIGEAIAKRFAQEGAKVVVCGFPEDPVSDTVKYIKDEGGEAVVFKGDISEEGNAKACIQTAVDTFGKLDILINNAGVFPEINELTEYSNEAFRYLVKNNIESVFMMTKYALPELQKSKGNIVSAGSEAGKIGIADNTPYGGTKAFIHAFMRGVAIEQARYGVRANCVCPGPINTSWLNTDESGVTEEMVESFVNATAIGRKGTPEEIANVYLFLASDEASYVTGALYSVDGGVTITKGSVGAKADTSMKKEPKGSVRLEHQQKGATFIREPVGKK is encoded by the coding sequence ATGAGAAGACTTGAGGATAAAGTGGCTATAGTTACCGGGGCGGGAACAGGAATTGGAGAGGCTATCGCCAAACGATTTGCTCAGGAAGGTGCAAAAGTTGTAGTATGCGGCTTTCCCGAAGATCCTGTGAGTGATACGGTTAAATATATAAAAGACGAAGGTGGAGAAGCAGTGGTTTTCAAGGGCGATATTTCAGAAGAAGGAAATGCAAAAGCATGTATACAGACTGCTGTAGATACTTTTGGGAAGCTTGATATTCTGATTAACAATGCCGGAGTGTTTCCTGAGATCAATGAGTTGACAGAATATTCGAATGAAGCATTCAGATACCTTGTTAAAAACAATATTGAATCGGTATTCATGATGACCAAATATGCTTTACCTGAGCTTCAGAAAAGTAAAGGAAACATTGTGTCTGCCGGTTCTGAAGCGGGTAAGATAGGAATAGCGGATAATACTCCTTACGGAGGAACCAAAGCTTTTATCCATGCATTCATGCGCGGAGTTGCAATTGAACAAGCGAGATATGGCGTAAGAGCTAATTGTGTTTGTCCCGGACCGATAAATACTTCCTGGTTGAATACGGATGAAAGCGGGGTGACTGAAGAAATGGTTGAGTCCTTTGTGAATGCAACTGCAATAGGAAGAAAAGGAACACCGGAAGAAATTGCCAATGTATATTTATTCCTGGCTTCTGATGAAGCTTCTTATGTTACAGGTGCGCTTTATTCAGTGGATGGTGGTGTGACCATAACCAAAGGTAGTGTAGGAGCCAAGGCAGATACGAGCATGAAGAAAGAACCTAAAGGAAGTGTCAGACTTGAGCATCAGCAAAAGGGTGCGACATTTATACGGGAGCCTGTAGGAAAAAAATAA